tcAGTGTCTTAATCATCTTATGTACAAATAAGATATTTTGATGGTATGTACATCATAAGTCAATactcattttcacatttcagctTCATAATTTCCAATtgtaatctttgtttttttagcTCTTCCACCTCAGCcttaattttgaaataatttgctTCTTGTTTCAACTTttcacattcagcaatgtacttgTCCCTTTCCGCTCGTAGAACGGACACTTCTTCATCTTGAAGCTTTCGTTTGCTTGGTTTACTCTCTTTTGTAGTTGATGTGGAGGGTACGTGGAGGATACCCTGATTGTCAATGATCACATTGACAGGCAAGTCGCAATCTGGAACAAATATCACCAGTTTGGGACTAAAATTTATTCTGATGATTATCAGGTTCATTGTTTAAAATACTGTAGATGTGACTGTGCCTATTTATCTGATagacattttgacatttcatcCTCAAACATTAATCTTGCAGAGCATCTTGATCTGTTCAGACTTTGAACTTACAGAGAGATACAAACAAAGGTTAAGATTTTGAAGATTGAACTAGTAGCTTTGGAAAATACCTTTCTTTTCATAACTTTTAGTAGAGGGCATATTGTGCACGGATGTGTTACATTGGTTATACTCACTGGGGATGGAAGTACTGGTGAGGCCACATTCCTCATTGATGGGTAGGTGGGCTTCACCATTAGGTAAACATCCCTCCACTGCCATGGAGCTGATCACACTACtgaaatctgaaacaaataataCTCAATAAGTGGGTAATCTGCCTTAACTTAAGGCAAGTTATTTATAGACCTCATAATATTTTTATCGCAACTACTCAGTTTTGacttcaaaacatatttatcagtCTTCAGTTGTAGTAATTAAAGGTACAAGGACAAACTGTCATCAAATGCAATAGGTTGTACCTTCTGAGTCAAACCCATCTACCAGGCCTTGTAGTGTAGGCCTGTCTGACAACTCCTCCAGCACCATAGCCTCAGGTCGAGAGGGTGATGAGGGCTTCGGTCCACCACCTGTCTTGGGGCGGCGTATCGCATCTGCTTTGTCTTTCGCTGTGAATAatacaatatattgatgtatttCTTATATGGTGTAATAATCTCACAAAACACTGTCATATTTGCATTTATGACTATGTAACATTTACAGTTTTAATATACTATCAGCTATGAATTGCCAAAGACATAAAACCAAATCATAACAGGATTTTCAAACTTCAATTACCTACCCTGAATTGTTACTCACCTACT
This genomic stretch from Haliotis asinina isolate JCU_RB_2024 chromosome 4, JCU_Hal_asi_v2, whole genome shotgun sequence harbors:
- the LOC137282050 gene encoding myb/SANT-like DNA-binding domain-containing protein 4, with translation HRLLPTRNIVCYQLDCPEAMNASKVEGKRRPNWSEEEKTYLVEEVNKRLDRLSSKFKGCGSVKGTKIKEQAWMEIAEALNMKSNLVKRTVEEVKKQYANIKQRAKDKADAIRRPKTGGGPKPSSPSRPEAMVLEELSDRPTLQGLVDGFDSEDFSSVISSMAVEGCLPNGEAHLPINEECGLTSTSIPNCDLPVNVIIDNQGILHVPSTSTTKESKPSKRKLQDEEVSVLRAERDKYIAECEKLKQEANYFKIKAEVEELKKQRLQLEIMKLKCENEY